From a single Nicotiana tomentosiformis chromosome 2, ASM39032v3, whole genome shotgun sequence genomic region:
- the LOC104101793 gene encoding extensin-like, producing MKKQMPQFVSALAFFLIATCTMAYSPYPYKPPLSQDNYKVPEFSKNQYKVPSISKHEYKVPSSSPKNNYYERPSVPKNNYNKVPHVLKDNYYKAPSAPKHVYKASSLPKNDYYKKPSVLEYNYKKVPFVPKDNYYKVPSMPKQEYKAPSLPKNEYYKKPSVPTNTYKKVPSLPKDNYYKTPSTPEQEYKVPSVPKNNYKVPFVHEYKVPSLPKNDYYKKPFVPKDNYKKVPSLSKNNYYKIPSMPEHEYKVRSLPQNDYYKKLSASPPPPYYYSSPPSPSPSPPRPYYYQSTSTPSPSPPPPYY from the coding sequence ATGAAGAAACAAATGCCTCAATTTGTTAGTGCTTTGGCATTTTTCTTGATTGCAACCTGCACTATGGCATATTCACCATATCCTTATAAACCACCATTGTCACAAGACAATTACAAAGTGCCAGAATTCTCCAAGAATCAATACAAGGTACCTTCAATATCTAAACATGAATACAAGGTGCCATCTAGTTCACCAAAGAATAACTATTACGAGAGGCCATCAGTTCCAAAAAATAACTATAACAAGGTGCCACATGTTCTAAAAGATAACTATTATAAAGCACCCTCAGCGCCTAAACATGTATACAAGGCGTCATCTTTGCCAAAGAATGACTACTACAAGAAGCCATCTGTTCTAGAATATAACTACAAGAAGGTGCCATTTGTTCCAAAAGATAACTACTACAAGGTACCTTCAATGCCTAAACAGGAATACAAAGCACCATCTTTGCCAAAGAATGAATACTACAAAAAGCCATCAGTTCCAACAAATACCTACAAGAAGGTGCCATCTCTTCCAAAAGATAACTATTACAAGACACCCTCAACACCTGAACAGGAATACAAGGTGCCATCAGTTCCAAAGAATAACTACAAGGTGCCATTTGTACATGAATACAAGGTGCCATCTTTACCAAAGAATGACTACTACAAAAAGCCATTCGTTCCAAAAGATAACTACAAAAAGGTGCCATCTCTTTCAAAAAATAACTACTACAAAATACCCTCAATGCCTGAACATGAATACAAGGTGCGCTCTTTGCCTCAGAATGATTATTACAAAAAACTATCAGCTTCTCCTCCACCACCTTACTACTATAGTTCACCCCCTTCTCCTTCCCCATCACCACCACGCCCTTACTATTATCAATCAACTTCAACTCCTTCTCCATCACCACCTCCTCCATATTATTAA
- the LOC104101794 gene encoding uncharacterized protein has product MAISVESSSPASLNKGSPSLMGSSPIYSPSSDKRFWSTLRSRVDTLLENRTPVDFPFPAQKSDGAAEDKSKRMKEDAMLLLRGFDSVSYTLSELSNNLENALQGARDLAKPPTLTDILHCTMERAKSGENQRAKSGENQSKEGKDEGDKEKKETEEGNKGLKRKLDDCSEDSQQDDDTKKENGQVTKELGKFKKAKNLAVSMASKAATLARELKSIRSDLRFMQERSALLEEENRRLRDGFDKGIPPEEDDLVRLQMEALLTEKSRLANENANLNRENQCLRHLVEYHQLTSQDLSASYEDLLRGMGLDISPEEDTETNGGSEAREKDIYGISKSLDEIYDEE; this is encoded by the exons ATGGCAATCTCAGTAGAATCTTCATCTCCTGCTTCACTTAACAAG GGTTCACCAAGCTTGATGGGTTCTTCACCAATTTACAGTCCATCTTCAGATAAACGTTTTTGGAGTACTCTTCGCAGTAGGGTTGATACTCTTCTTGAAAATCGAACCCCTGTTGATTTTCCCTTCCCTGCTCAAAAG AGTGATGGAGCAGCAGAGGATAAATCAAAGAGAATGAAGGAGGATGCTATGCTTTTACTAAGAGGATTTGATTCTGTTTCTTACACTCTTTCAGAGTTATCTAACAATCTTGAAAATGCCCTTCAG GGAGCAAGAGATCTAGCAAAACCACCCACATTGACAGATATACTTCATTGCACAATGGAGAGGGCAAAAAGTGGAGAAAACCAGAGGGCAAAAAGTGGAGAAAACCAATCAAAGGAAGGTAAAGATGAGGgagataaagaaaagaaagagactGAAGAAGGCAACAAAGGATTGAAGAGGAAATTGGATGATTGCTCAGAGGATTCACAACAAGATGATGATACCAAAAAAGAAAATGGGCAAGTCACAAAAGAGCTGGGAAAGTTCAAGAAAGCCAAAAAT CTTGCAGTTTCCATGGCATCAAAAGCGGCCACATTAGCTCGAGAATTGAAATCAATAAGATCAGACTTACGCTTTATGCAAGAACGTTCTGCTCTTTTGGAGGAGGAGAATAGAAGACTTCGCGATGGCTTTGACAAAGGGATACCACCAGAAGAAGATGACCTG GTGAGGCTTCAAATGGAGGCACTTCTTACTGAAAAATCAAGGCTTGCAAATGAAAATGCAAACTTGAATAGGGAGAATCAATGCCTTAGACATCTTGTTGAGTACCACCAGTTGACCTCACAAGATCTCTCTGCATCCTATGAAGATTTACTAAGAGGAATGGGTTTGGACATTTCTCCAGAGGAGGATACCGAGACAAATGGCGGATCCGAGGCACGAGAGAAAGATATATATGGTATTTCCAAATCACTAGATGAGATCTATGATGAAGAATGA